A single Geoalkalibacter ferrihydriticus DSM 17813 DNA region contains:
- a CDS encoding hydrogenase maturation protease has protein sequence MEFELRPRTMDHGPRTSIIGLGNPLMGDDGVGIAVVERLARLTLPADVEVLDGGTGGITLLHLMEGATRVIFVDAVEMGRAPGAIGCFDLNQVDAAEQGALSLHETGLPQVLALGRELGPLPEMLLVGVQPACVAPGTILSPRVTDALPELVERILRAVGGYAILLPMQAEILEKLKAIPAGWQRRLYFMGVLGEALVPVGVRPVIVGGNAVEFYTLGGYATADIDLVVAERAEVDRCLAAMGFTREGRHWFSEELDLAVEIPGSVLAGDRSRVTEVEIDDRLVYLIGLEDLIIDRLNAFVHWRSARDGEWAEQLLALHFDEVDFDYLRCRAADEGVGDTLQKILSGLEP, from the coding sequence ATGGAATTTGAACTGAGACCACGGACCATGGACCACGGACCACGGACCAGCATCATTGGCCTCGGTAACCCCCTGATGGGTGATGATGGGGTCGGCATTGCCGTGGTGGAGCGTCTTGCGCGATTGACTCTGCCGGCCGACGTCGAGGTTCTGGATGGGGGCACCGGCGGAATAACTTTATTGCATCTTATGGAGGGCGCGACGCGGGTGATTTTCGTGGATGCCGTGGAGATGGGGCGGGCGCCGGGCGCCATCGGCTGCTTTGATTTAAATCAGGTGGATGCGGCCGAGCAAGGCGCGCTCTCCCTGCATGAAACCGGCTTGCCTCAAGTGCTGGCTCTGGGACGGGAACTCGGACCGCTGCCGGAGATGCTGCTGGTGGGTGTGCAGCCTGCATGTGTAGCGCCGGGGACGATTTTGTCGCCGAGGGTGACGGACGCGTTGCCGGAGTTGGTCGAACGGATTTTGCGGGCGGTGGGGGGGTATGCTATCCTTTTGCCCATGCAAGCTGAAATTCTTGAGAAATTAAAGGCGATTCCGGCAGGTTGGCAACGCCGGCTCTATTTCATGGGCGTTCTGGGCGAGGCCTTGGTGCCTGTCGGGGTGCGGCCCGTCATTGTCGGTGGCAATGCGGTGGAGTTCTACACGCTGGGCGGCTATGCCACCGCCGATATCGACCTGGTGGTCGCCGAGCGGGCTGAGGTCGACCGCTGTCTGGCCGCTATGGGCTTTACCCGCGAGGGGCGGCATTGGTTCAGCGAAGAGTTGGACCTGGCCGTGGAGATTCCCGGCTCGGTTCTGGCCGGAGATCGATCGCGCGTGACCGAAGTCGAAATCGACGATCGGTTGGTTTACCTCATCGGTTTGGAGGATTTGATCATCGATCGGCTCAACGCTTTTGTCCATTGGCGTTCGGCGCGTGACGGCGAGTGGGCCGAGCAGCTGCTCGCCCTGCATTTCGACGAGGTGGATTTTGACTATTTGCGCTGCCGGGCGGCTGATGAGGGAGTGGGAGATACCTTGCAGAAGATTTTGAGCGGGCTGGAACCATGA